In Helianthus annuus cultivar XRQ/B chromosome 9, HanXRQr2.0-SUNRISE, whole genome shotgun sequence, the following are encoded in one genomic region:
- the LOC110877674 gene encoding pentatricopeptide repeat-containing protein At2g16880: MMNNNTSSSSPPNTPPATPYSLTETLTLILSNTTNNPTTSSISQFIPYLTPTVIHSIIQSKTLKSHPQILLHFFNFSLIHAPSFSIGSPTTLPSFFTLLQTLFAHNKYSDAKTLLVDFIAADTRRLLLRRILHPARDMPRHSKALYDTAIGAYVQTGNPSFAMIVFRRMKRLRICPKLITCNTLINSLVKHSSSHSLLYSRQVVNDAIKLGVVPNVNMFNIIINGYCLENKFSEARGFIHKMRDFDCVPDNVTYNTLLNALCKKGRLGEVREVLLEMKGYGLFPNRNTYNTLIHGYCMRKGCLNEATRVLELMTESNYLPDVWTYNTLISGLCDEGDVDEAVRVVGKMEKLKLLPDVVTYNTLIDGCFKWKDGSEAVKILDLMSERGVDRNEVTYNILVKWYCKEGDMDTASQTVEHMEGSGFVPDSVTYNTLINGYCKAGDLREALKIMKDMIGRGLKMDAFTVNTVLHTLCVEKKLDEAYRLVQDCKNRGYIIDEVSYGTLIVAYFKNGNADDALKLWDEMKEREIVPSIITYNSIIGGLCKSGKTDQAIMKLNELLENGLSPDETTYNTVILGYCWEGDVEKAFQFHNDMVKNDFKPDIYTCNILLQGLCSKGLVEKAFTLFNTWVSNGKNVDAVTYNTLVSCLCKVGRFEDAMGLVTEMKKKNLGPDKYTYNAVLGVLTDGGKHQEAEDLMSKMIEWGDVFDDANALGVKEEIDASSGAYSENIDKLCSEGKYRDAMRVFVEVSETGMAVKKSTCINLMCALVKREISRSNVV; this comes from the coding sequence ATGATGAATAATAACACATCATCATCGTCTCCTCCAAACACACCACCTGCAACTCCATATTCACTAAccgaaaccctaaccctaatccTCTCCAATACCACTAATAATCCCACCACCTCTTCAATCTCCCAATTCATCCCTTATCTAACCCCAACAGTCATCCACTCAATCATCCAATCCAAAACCCTCAAATCACACCCCCAAATTCTTCTTCATTTCTTCAATTTCTCCCTAATTCACGCCCCAAGTTTCTCCATCGGATCTCCCACCACTCTCccctccttcttcaccctcctcCAAACACTATTCGCCCACAACAAATACTCCGATGCCAAAACTCTCCTCGTCGATTTCATCGCCGCCGACACGCGCCGCCTTCTCCTCCGCCGCATCCTCCACCCCGCCCGTGACATGCCACGTCATTCCAAAGCTCTCTACGACACTGCAATTGGTGCTTATGTGCAAACAGGAAACCCTAGTTTTGCTATGATTGTGTTTAGAAGGATGAAAAGGCTCAGAATTTGCCCTAAGTTGATTACCTGCAACACTTTGATTAATTCACTGGTAAAACACTCATCTTCTCACTCACTTTTGTATTCTAGACAAGTGGTTAATGATGCTATTAAGCTAGGAGTTGTTCCTAAtgttaatatgtttaatattatcataAATGGTTATTGTTTAGAGAATAAGTTTAGTGAAGCTAGGGGCTTCATTCATAAAATGAGGGACTTTGATTGTGTGCCTGATAATGTTACTTACAACACTTTGTTAAACGCTTTGTGTAAGAAGGGGCGGTTGGGTGAAGTTAGGGAAGTTTTGTTGGAAATGAAGGGTTACGGGTTGTTTCCGAATCGGAACACTTATAATACTTTGATTCACGGGTATTGTATGCGGAAAGGGTGCTTGAATGAAGCGACTCGTGTGCTTGAACTAATGACGGAAAGTAATTACTTGCCGGATGTTTGGACTTACAACACGTTGATTAGCGGGCTTTGTGACGAGGGGGATGTTGACGAAGCGGTTAGAGTTGTTGGGAAGATGGAGAAGTTGAAGTTGTTGCCTGATGTGGTTACGTATAACACGTTGATTGACGGATGTTTTAAGTGGAAAGATGGTTCTGAGGCGGTTAAGATTCTTGATCTGATGAGTGAAAGAGGGGTTGATAGGAATGAGGTTACGTATAATATATTGGTTAAGTGGTATTGTAAAGAAGGGGATATGGATACAGCTAGCCAAACGGTTGAGCATATGGAGGGTAGTGGATTTGTTCCCGATAGTGTGACCTATAATACTTTGATTAATGGTTATTGCAAAGCGGGTGATTTAAGAGAAGCGTTAAAGATTATGAAAGATATGATCGGGAGAGGTTTGAAGATGGATGCTTTTACTGTTAATACTGTTCTGCACACGTTATGTGTAGAGAAGAAGCTAGATGAAGCGTATAGATTAGTTCAAGATTGTAAAAACCGAGGTTATATCATTGATGAAGTAAGCTATGGAACGTTAATAGTCGCGTATTTTAAGAACGGGAATGCTGATGACGCGTTAAAACTTTGGGATGAAATGAAAGAAAGAGAGATTGTTCCCAGTATTATTACTTATAACTCGATTATTGGAGGGCTGTGCAAGTCAGGTAAAACCGATCAAGCGATTATGAAGTTGAATGAGCTTCTAGAAAACGGGTTATCACCCGACGAAACAACGTACAATACAGTTATTCTCGGGTATTGTTGGGAGGGAGATGTTGAAAAAGCGTTTCAGTTTCATAACGACATGGTTAAGAACGATTTCAAACCCGATATTTATACATGTAACATTCTTCTTCAAGGGCTTTGTAGTAAAGGGTTGGTGGAGAAGGCGTTTACTCTGTTCAACACGTGGGTTTCGAACGGGAAAAACGTCGACGCAGTAACCTACAACACGCTGGTATCGTGTTTGTGTAAAGTTGGGAGATTTGAAGATGCAATGGGCCTCGTTACtgaaatgaagaagaagaacTTAGGGCCCGATAAATATACGTATAATGCGGTTCTTGGTGTGCTTACAGATGGCGGAAAGCATCAAGAGGCGGAGGATCTGATGTCAAAGATGATCGAATGGGGGGATGTGTTTGACGATGCGAATGCGTTAGGAGTTAAAGAGGAAATAGATGCAAGTTCAGGGGCTTATTCGGAAAATATTGACAAGCTTTGCAGTGAAGGTAAATATAGGGATGCGATGAGAGTTTTTGTAGAAGTATCAGAGACGGGTATGGCTGTGAAGAAGTCTACTTGTATCAATTTGATGTGTGCACTTGTTAAGAGAGAAATAAGTAGGTCGAATGTTGTTTGA
- the LOC110877673 gene encoding ABC transporter G family member 6, translating into MSRIMADTSPFYARHEAASPTLGELLKFVGASHRVLEMSETSSEPRSLPLVLSFNNLTYSVKVGSKRVFNMNKLLLNDISGEARDGEIMAVLGASGSGKSTLIDALANRIAKGSLKGTVTLNGEQLESRLLKVISAYVMQDDLLFPMLTVEETLMFAAEFRLPRSLSKAKKKLRVQALIDQLGLRNAAKTIIGDEGHRGVSGGERRRVSIGTDIIHDPIILLLDEPTSGLDSSSAYMVVKVLQRIAQSGSIVIMSIHQPSYRILGLLSRLLFLSRGQTVYSGSPDNLPLYFSDFGHPIPDKENRTEFTLDLIRELEGSPGGTKTLVEFNKQWQNLKVSRQSNETPAHGLSLKEAISASISRGKLVSGAGAAGASTNSLVPMFANSMLMEMLVLSNRQFTNSRRMPELFGIRLGAVVVTGFILATIFWNLDNSPKGVQERLGFFAFAMSTTFYTCTDALPVFLQERYIFLRETAYNAYRRSSYVLSHSIVAIPSLIVLSFVFSAITFWAVGLDGGFSGFLFYYSIILASFWAGSSFVAFLSGVVPHVMLGYTIVVAILAYFLLFSGFFINPDRIPVYWIWFHYISLVKYPYEAVLQNEFQNPSKCYVRGTQIFDNSPLRGIEESMKVRLLESMSASLGVSITGDTCLTTGADVLKQQGITGLNKWNCLWITVAWGFLFRFLFYFSLLVGSKNKRR; encoded by the coding sequence ATGTCAAGAATCATGGCGGACACTTCACCTTTTTACGCCCGCCATGAAGCGGCTTCTCCGACTCTCGGTGAGCTTTTGAAGTTCGTCGGAGCATCGCATCGTGTTCTAGAGATGAGTGAAACTAGCAGCGAGCCTCGATCGTTGCCGTTGGTTTTATCATTCAATAATCTAACGTATAGTGTCAAAGTTGGGAGTAAGAGGGTGTTTAATATGAATAAACTGTTGTTGAATGACATCTCCGGTGAAGCTAGGGACGGAGAGATAATGGCGGTCCTCGGTGCCAGTGGATCGGGAAAATCTACTCTGATCGATGCATTAGCGAATCGAATTGCTAAAGGAAGTCTAAAAGGGACAGTGACTTTGAACGGAGAACAGCTGGAATCGAGATTATTGAAGGTGATATCAGCTTATGTGATGCAAGACGATCTGCTGTTTCCGATGTTAACCGTGGAAGAAACGCTGATGTTCGCAGCAGAGTTTCGCCTCCCTCGATCGCTGTCGAAAGCCAAGAAGAAGCTGAGAGTTCAAGCTTTGATCGACCAGTTAGGTCTCAGAAACGCTGCCAAAACCATTATTGGTGACGAAGGACATAGAGGAGTTTCTGGAGGAGAACGACGTCGTGTCTCAATCGGAACTGATATAATTCATGATCCGATTATTCTGCTTTTggacgaaccgacatccgggctAGACTCAAGCAGCGCATACATGGTGGTGAAGGTGTTACAACGTATTGCACAGAGTGGAAGCATTGTTATCATGTCCATCCACCAGCCGAGTTACCGGATCCTTGGTTTGCTTAGTCGGTTACTGTTTCTGTCCCGAGGACAGACGGTTTACAGCGGCTCGCCGGATAATCTTCCTTTATACTTCTCTGATTTCGGCCACCCGATACCCGACAAGGAAAATAGAACTGAATTCACACTCGATTTGATCAGAGAACTCGAAGGATCGCCAGGGGGAACCAAAACCCTAGTCGAATTCAACAAACAATGGCAAAACCTAAAGGTGTCTCGTCAGAGCAACGAGACGCCTGCGCATGGCTTATCGCTAAAGGAAGCGATAAGCGCAAGTATATCCAGAGGTAAATTAGTGTCTGGTGCTGGCGCTGCTGGCGCCAGCACTAATTCGTTGGTCCCTATGTTTGCCAACTCAATGTTGATGGAAATGTTGGTTTTATCAAACCGACAATTCACCAACTCACGCCGAATGCCGGAGCTATTCGGCATCCGGCTAGGCGCAGTTGTGGTCACAGGCTTCATCCTCGCAACGATCTTCTGGAACCTGGATAACTCGCCAAAGGGCGTGCAGGAACGGTTAGGGTTTTTCGCATTCGCCATGTCAACAACCTTCTATACGTGTACGGACGCCTTACCAGTTTTTCTTCAAGAACGTTATATATTTTTACGCGAAACCGCTTACAACGCTTACCGTCGATCTTCATACGTGTTGTCTCACTCCATCGTCGCCATTCCGTCTCTCATCGTTCTCTCATTCGTCTTCTCGGCCATTACATTTTGGGCAGTGGGCCTAGACGGCGGCTTCTCCGGCTTCCTCTTCTACTACTCCATCATCCTGGCCTCGTTCTGGGCCGGGAGCTCGTTCGTGGCGTTTCTATCCGGTGTCGTGCCACATGTGATGCTCGGGTACACCATCGTGGTCGCGATCCTCGCGTACTTTCTCTTGTTCAGTGGCTTCTTCATCAACCCTGATCGAATCCCGGTCTACTGGATATGGTTCCATTACATTTCTTTAGTAAAATATCCTTATGAAGCGGTTTTACAGAATGAATTTCAAAACCCTAGCAAATGTTACGTTAGAGGAACTCAGATTTTCGACAACAGCCCGCTCAGGGGAATCGAGGAATCCATGAAAGTAAGATTGTTGGAGAGCATGAGTGCTTCGCTCGGGGTCAGTATAACCGGCGACACTTGTTTAACCACCGGCGCGGATGTGCTTAAACAACAAGGGATCACTGGGCTGAACAAGTGGAACTGCTTATGGATCACGGTTGCATGGGGGTTCTTGTTTAGGTTTCTGTTTTACTTCTCTTTGTTGGTGGGAAGCAAGAATAAGAGGAGGTAA